From one Pseudomonas sp. S35 genomic stretch:
- a CDS encoding sulfonate ABC transporter substrate-binding protein, whose protein sequence is MKIPALLLALLVTQTAWAAEPDTLRIGYQKGSIALVLAKEHGLLEKRFAQTDVKWIEFPAGPQMLEALNVGALDVGSTGDIPPLFAQAAGADLVYIGAEPPKPSAETILVRNASPLHSVADLKGKKVAFQKGSSSHNLILRALNNAGLSYKDIQPVYLPPADARAAFEQGSVDAWAIWEPYSSLALSQSPSHVLANGEGLGLSGPVYTARREYARDNPGFVHDLLAELTNAEALTRSQREDSLKVLTNFMGLPAEVVARYMDNRPPSPILPIDEGIIQAQQATADLFFQNRLLPKAIEVKQAVWKSEVH, encoded by the coding sequence ATGAAGATTCCTGCCCTGTTGCTGGCCCTACTGGTGACGCAAACCGCATGGGCGGCCGAGCCCGACACGCTGCGCATCGGCTATCAGAAAGGCTCTATCGCGTTGGTGCTCGCCAAGGAACATGGCCTGCTGGAAAAACGCTTCGCGCAGACGGACGTGAAGTGGATCGAGTTCCCCGCCGGCCCGCAGATGCTTGAAGCGCTGAACGTCGGCGCACTGGATGTGGGTTCAACCGGCGATATCCCACCGCTGTTCGCCCAGGCCGCTGGCGCCGACCTGGTGTACATCGGCGCCGAGCCGCCCAAGCCCAGCGCCGAAACCATCCTGGTGCGCAATGCCAGCCCACTGCACTCGGTGGCGGATTTGAAAGGCAAGAAGGTCGCCTTCCAGAAGGGCTCCAGCTCCCACAACCTGATCCTGCGCGCACTCAACAACGCCGGCCTGAGCTACAAGGACATCCAGCCGGTGTACCTGCCACCCGCCGATGCACGCGCTGCGTTCGAACAAGGCAGCGTGGATGCCTGGGCGATCTGGGAGCCCTACTCGTCCCTCGCCTTGAGCCAAAGCCCGAGCCATGTGCTGGCCAATGGTGAAGGGCTGGGGTTGTCGGGGCCGGTGTACACTGCACGGCGCGAATATGCGCGGGACAATCCTGGGTTTGTGCATGATCTGCTGGCTGAACTGACCAACGCCGAAGCACTGACCCGCAGCCAGCGCGAAGACAGCCTCAAGGTGCTGACCAACTTCATGGGCCTGCCCGCCGAGGTGGTTGCGCGCTATATGGATAATCGCCCGCCTTCGCCGATTTTGCCGATTGATGAGGGCATCATTCAGGCGCAGCAGGCGACGGCGGATTTGTTTTTCCAGAACCGGTTGCTGCCCAAGGCGATTGAGGTGAAGCAGGCCGTGTGGAAATCCGAAGTCCACTGA
- a CDS encoding TonB-dependent receptor, with translation MHKHSHLLFLAGLTALPVAGAIAADEPQATLKAVTVTATRREESLQKVPVAVSVLDGEQLERDNRNGVASIAQQVPSLNFRTGASNKDTSLFVRGVGTISTSPGVEPTVATVIDGVVYARPGQATLDLLDLERIEVLRGPQGTLFGKNASAGVLNITSKAPTAEPHGYIDQSYYSGNESRTRFGIGASLVPDLLKGSLSTLFGSYDGNVDNQHNGQEVNGYNHKGIRGKLEFTPNDDVTLTLIADYMQSHDDAPNGVVSKSLTPAFSNALNPVRASRDNRDINTDTRSHVEDTNKGLSAQLDWNLGDYTLTSITAWRGWDNTQYQDGDRLGTVTAAFPGTADKGELAFDQYSQELRLASPKGEFLEYVGGLFYMHGKDQETYQRTLTTTTRTERGIADYSTTSDSYAVFGETTLNFTSRFRGIAGLRYTHDDLKYDHRRVSTSATTVSGIQPATSSSGSVDEDGWSGRLGVQYDISDNVTSYLTYSRGYKGPAYNVFFNMQPRDTDALKPETSNTWEAGIKATAWNNRLTTNLAVFHSDYDNYQANFFDTVAGQVVTRLINAGSVSTEGVELDYALQATQQLKLSGALAYTRARIDEFACPAGAAATCNVNGKPLPFSPDWKSYVRADYTIALDNGLDIELGTDYSWQSEVQYDISQNLDTKQGAYGIWNASVALADYSNGWRVALLAKNLADKSYSPLLASGGNYIYRAVPRDDERYFGVQMRKDF, from the coding sequence ATGCACAAACACTCTCACTTATTGTTTCTTGCCGGTCTGACCGCGCTTCCCGTGGCCGGTGCCATTGCCGCCGACGAGCCGCAAGCCACCCTCAAAGCGGTGACCGTCACCGCCACCCGCCGCGAAGAATCCCTGCAGAAAGTCCCGGTGGCGGTCTCAGTACTGGACGGCGAGCAACTGGAACGCGACAACCGCAACGGCGTGGCGAGCATCGCGCAGCAGGTGCCGTCGCTGAACTTTCGCACGGGCGCATCGAACAAGGACACGTCATTGTTTGTACGTGGCGTCGGCACCATTTCCACGTCCCCCGGCGTGGAGCCGACCGTGGCCACGGTGATCGACGGCGTGGTCTATGCGCGCCCTGGCCAGGCCACCCTCGACCTGCTCGACCTGGAACGCATCGAAGTGCTGCGCGGCCCCCAAGGCACGCTGTTCGGCAAGAACGCCTCGGCCGGGGTGCTGAATATCACCAGCAAGGCGCCCACCGCCGAGCCCCACGGCTACATCGACCAGTCCTACTACAGCGGCAATGAAAGCCGCACCCGCTTCGGCATCGGCGCCAGCCTGGTACCCGACCTGCTCAAGGGCTCGCTCAGCACACTGTTCGGCAGCTACGACGGCAACGTCGACAACCAGCACAACGGCCAGGAGGTCAACGGCTACAACCACAAGGGCATTCGCGGCAAATTGGAGTTCACCCCCAATGACGACGTGACGCTGACCCTGATCGCCGACTACATGCAGTCCCACGACGACGCGCCGAATGGTGTCGTCAGCAAGTCGTTGACCCCGGCCTTCAGCAACGCCTTGAACCCGGTGCGCGCGTCCAGGGACAACCGCGACATCAACACCGACACCCGCAGCCATGTGGAAGACACCAACAAAGGTCTGTCGGCCCAGCTGGATTGGAACCTCGGCGACTACACCCTCACCTCGATCACCGCCTGGCGCGGCTGGGACAACACCCAGTACCAGGACGGCGACCGCCTCGGCACGGTGACTGCGGCATTCCCCGGCACCGCCGACAAAGGCGAGCTGGCCTTCGACCAATACTCCCAGGAACTGCGCCTGGCCTCGCCCAAGGGTGAATTCCTCGAATACGTGGGCGGCCTGTTCTACATGCACGGCAAGGACCAAGAAACCTACCAGCGCACGCTCACTACCACCACGCGCACCGAGCGTGGCATCGCCGACTACAGCACCACCAGCGACAGCTACGCGGTGTTCGGCGAGACCACGCTGAACTTCACCTCGCGCTTTCGCGGCATCGCCGGCCTGCGCTACACCCACGACGATCTGAAATACGATCACCGCCGCGTCTCCACGTCGGCCACCACCGTCAGCGGGATTCAGCCGGCCACGTCCAGCTCGGGTTCGGTGGACGAAGACGGCTGGTCCGGCCGCCTCGGCGTGCAGTACGACATCAGCGATAACGTCACCAGCTACCTGACCTACTCCCGTGGCTACAAAGGCCCGGCCTACAACGTGTTCTTCAACATGCAGCCGCGCGACACCGACGCGCTCAAGCCGGAGACCTCCAACACCTGGGAAGCCGGGATCAAGGCCACCGCCTGGAACAACCGCCTGACCACCAACCTGGCCGTGTTCCACAGCGACTACGACAACTACCAGGCCAACTTTTTCGACACGGTCGCCGGCCAGGTCGTGACCCGTTTGATCAACGCCGGCAGCGTCAGCACCGAAGGCGTCGAGCTCGATTACGCGTTGCAGGCCACCCAGCAACTCAAGCTCTCCGGCGCCCTGGCCTACACCCGAGCGCGCATCGACGAATTCGCCTGCCCAGCGGGTGCGGCGGCCACGTGCAACGTGAATGGCAAGCCGCTGCCGTTCAGCCCGGACTGGAAAAGCTACGTACGCGCCGACTACACCATCGCACTGGACAACGGCCTGGATATCGAACTGGGCACCGACTACAGCTGGCAAAGCGAAGTGCAGTACGACATCAGCCAGAACCTCGACACCAAACAAGGCGCCTACGGCATCTGGAACGCCAGCGTGGCGCTGGCCGACTACAGCAACGGCTGGCGCGTGGCGCTGCTGGCGAAGAACCTCGCCGACAAGTCCTACTCGCCGCTGCTGGCCAGCGGCGGCAACTACATCTACCGCGCCGTGCCCCGTGACGATGAACGTTACTTCGGCGTGCAAATGCGCAAGGATTTCTGA
- a CDS encoding glycoside hydrolase family 3 C-terminal domain-containing protein, whose product MNKRKMIGAQSAFALLALAVSQVHAATSPALDEGRVNRAEKAADATLAKMTMEEKLAYIGGTGGWDVKPLSQYGIPQIHGADGGVGVRYTSEGNAQGVVYPSGPNLAASWNPRRAIDLGRALGYDTASGGYQFVTGPGVNLYRMPYSGRAFEYLSGEDPFLGASLGPAVINGIQSRGVWANAKHYAANDQESNRFHLDEIISERVLREMTLPPFESASKNSKVAMMMCAFQKVNGEFACQNKHLMRDILKTEWGYPGFVQSDYNAVVDGLPAAQAGTDLDMMGYQMNSTVLKPFLDSGELSSATIDDKVRRILKQIYLYKFDSKAPLTSHNMNSATSNRVALNAAREGIVLLKNQNSLLPLDAKKVKTLAVVGNLAKYAPPTGFGSANVMAANYISELSGLQQLAPGAKVEFIDGLSLDPAASNWTHADSDGNSVKGVKTEFFSNPNWSGDPAASRTDRHVDLDWSTDSLPVNGDTAATSIRYSGQITPTVSGEQVFKVRADGAVRLYVNGKKVLDNGDGKPLPNNSIPPTIPVFAKVNLEAGKAVDIKLEYSRRNGYLSTMGGLVGVQMSWASLVAPQDLAKYDAVLVAAGNSNEYEGEGFDHSFDLPEFQGQLIQSIAKVNPNTVVTLHGGTGLKMSDWIDQVPAALHAFYPGQNGGQALAEILLGKVNPSAKLPISIERNIEDNPIYATFPTFDNQETLAEVSYKDDLFLGYRGYEKKGIKPLYPFGYGLSYTTFGYSNISVTPGVAVAGAPIKVSFDLANTGKVAGAEVAELYVGQNNPKVERALKELKGYKKVFLKPGESKRVTIELNDRSLAYYDVKSKQWVVDADSFNLSVGASSQDIRLNAKLVNPFRQELSTTTSNPLPRSALNSTLRELPQVKTGGVLHQNEGDGGTSDGDGYDMSDDTTQGSAAGN is encoded by the coding sequence ATGAATAAACGCAAGATGATCGGTGCGCAGTCGGCGTTTGCCCTGCTGGCGCTGGCCGTGTCCCAGGTGCACGCGGCCACCAGCCCGGCCTTGGACGAAGGCCGGGTGAACCGTGCCGAAAAGGCAGCCGATGCAACCCTGGCGAAGATGACCATGGAAGAAAAACTCGCCTACATCGGCGGCACCGGTGGCTGGGACGTCAAGCCGCTAAGCCAATACGGCATCCCGCAGATTCACGGTGCCGACGGCGGCGTCGGTGTGCGCTACACCAGTGAAGGCAACGCCCAGGGCGTGGTCTACCCCTCCGGCCCGAACCTGGCCGCCAGCTGGAACCCGCGCCGCGCCATCGACCTGGGCCGTGCCCTGGGCTACGACACCGCCAGCGGCGGTTATCAGTTCGTCACCGGCCCCGGCGTGAACCTGTACCGCATGCCCTACAGCGGCCGTGCGTTCGAGTATTTGTCCGGTGAAGACCCGTTCCTCGGCGCCAGCCTGGGGCCGGCGGTGATCAACGGCATCCAGTCCCGTGGCGTGTGGGCCAACGCCAAGCACTACGCGGCCAACGACCAGGAGAGCAACCGCTTCCACCTCGACGAAATCATCAGCGAACGGGTGCTGCGCGAGATGACCCTGCCGCCCTTCGAGTCCGCCTCGAAGAACAGCAAGGTGGCGATGATGATGTGCGCGTTCCAGAAGGTGAACGGCGAGTTTGCCTGCCAGAACAAACACCTGATGCGCGACATCCTGAAGACCGAATGGGGCTACCCAGGCTTCGTCCAGAGCGACTACAACGCGGTGGTCGACGGCTTGCCGGCGGCACAGGCCGGCACCGACCTGGACATGATGGGCTACCAGATGAACAGCACGGTGCTCAAGCCGTTCCTGGACAGCGGCGAGCTGAGCAGCGCGACCATTGATGACAAGGTGCGGCGCATCCTCAAGCAGATCTACCTGTACAAGTTCGACAGCAAAGCGCCGTTGACCAGCCACAACATGAACAGCGCCACCAGCAACCGCGTGGCCCTGAACGCCGCGCGCGAAGGCATAGTGCTGCTGAAAAACCAGAACAGCCTGCTGCCTCTGGATGCCAAAAAGGTCAAGACCCTCGCGGTGGTCGGCAACCTGGCCAAGTACGCACCGCCTACCGGGTTCGGCAGCGCGAATGTGATGGCGGCCAACTACATCAGCGAGTTGAGCGGCCTGCAGCAATTGGCGCCGGGTGCCAAGGTCGAGTTTATCGACGGCCTGTCCCTGGACCCTGCGGCGTCCAACTGGACCCACGCCGACAGCGACGGCAACAGCGTCAAAGGCGTGAAGACCGAGTTCTTCAGCAACCCCAACTGGTCCGGCGACCCGGCGGCCAGCCGCACCGACCGCCATGTCGACCTGGACTGGTCCACCGACAGCCTGCCGGTGAACGGCGATACGGCGGCCACCTCGATCCGCTACAGCGGCCAGATCACCCCGACGGTCAGCGGCGAGCAGGTGTTCAAGGTGCGCGCCGACGGTGCCGTGCGCCTCTACGTCAACGGCAAGAAGGTGTTGGATAACGGCGACGGCAAGCCGCTGCCCAACAACAGCATTCCGCCGACCATCCCAGTGTTTGCCAAGGTCAATCTGGAAGCCGGCAAAGCCGTCGACATCAAGCTGGAATACTCGCGCCGCAACGGCTACCTCTCGACCATGGGCGGTTTGGTGGGCGTGCAGATGAGCTGGGCCTCGCTGGTGGCGCCACAGGACCTGGCCAAGTACGACGCCGTGCTGGTAGCGGCGGGCAACAGCAACGAGTACGAAGGTGAAGGCTTCGACCACAGCTTCGACCTGCCGGAGTTCCAGGGCCAACTGATCCAGAGCATCGCCAAGGTCAACCCGAATACCGTGGTCACCCTGCACGGCGGCACCGGGTTGAAGATGAGCGACTGGATCGACCAGGTACCGGCCGCGCTGCATGCGTTCTACCCTGGGCAGAACGGCGGCCAGGCGTTGGCGGAGATCCTGCTGGGCAAGGTCAACCCGTCGGCCAAGTTGCCGATCAGCATCGAGCGCAACATCGAAGACAACCCGATCTACGCGACCTTCCCCACGTTCGACAACCAGGAAACCCTGGCCGAGGTGAGCTACAAGGACGACCTGTTCCTGGGCTATCGCGGCTACGAGAAGAAAGGCATCAAGCCGCTCTACCCGTTCGGTTATGGTTTGTCGTACACCACCTTCGGCTACAGCAACATCAGCGTAACGCCAGGGGTGGCAGTGGCCGGGGCGCCGATCAAGGTGTCGTTCGACCTGGCCAACACCGGCAAGGTCGCGGGCGCCGAAGTCGCCGAACTGTACGTGGGCCAGAACAATCCGAAAGTCGAGCGTGCGCTCAAGGAACTCAAGGGCTACAAGAAGGTGTTCTTGAAACCGGGCGAGAGCAAGCGCGTGACCATCGAGCTTAACGACCGCTCGCTGGCCTACTACGACGTCAAGAGCAAGCAATGGGTGGTGGACGCCGACAGCTTCAACTTGTCGGTGGGCGCGTCGTCCCAGGACATCCGCCTGAACGCCAAGCTGGTCAACCCGTTCCGCCAGGAACTGTCGACCACCACCAGCAACCCGTTGCCGCGTTCAGCGCTTAATTCGACGCTGCGTGAATTGCCACAGGTGAAGACCGGTGGTGTGTTGCATCAGAATGAAGGGGATGGCGGCACCAGCGACGGTGATGGCTATGACATGAGCGATGACACCACCCAGGGCAGCGCTGCCGGTAACTGA
- a CDS encoding TetR/AcrR family transcriptional regulator, giving the protein MTEPAPKTRRAPKGEKRREELLDAALQVFSLEGYSGASMAQVAGIVGISVAGLLHHFPSKISLLMGVLQRRDEVNQRIADEVRAQKSLNGLLGSLRAINRSNATAPGVVRAFTILNAESLLDTQPAWAWFQARYAAIHQRMQGQFADLVAAGEVRGDVDIAGLVEEILAMMDGLQIQWLRFPEQVDLVARFDTYIARVDAAIRT; this is encoded by the coding sequence ATGACCGAACCCGCCCCCAAGACCCGCCGTGCGCCCAAGGGTGAAAAACGCCGCGAAGAGCTGCTGGACGCCGCCTTGCAAGTGTTTTCCCTGGAAGGCTACAGCGGCGCCTCGATGGCCCAAGTGGCGGGCATCGTGGGGATTTCCGTGGCGGGGTTGCTGCATCATTTTCCCAGCAAGATCTCGCTGTTGATGGGCGTGTTGCAGCGGCGTGATGAGGTCAACCAGCGCATTGCCGATGAAGTGCGTGCGCAGAAATCCCTCAATGGCTTGCTCGGCAGCCTGCGGGCGATCAACCGCTCGAATGCCACCGCGCCTGGCGTGGTGCGCGCGTTTACCATCCTGAATGCCGAAAGCCTGCTGGACACCCAACCGGCCTGGGCGTGGTTCCAGGCGCGCTACGCAGCGATTCACCAACGCATGCAAGGGCAGTTTGCCGACCTGGTGGCGGCGGGGGAGGTGCGCGGTGATGTGGACATCGCCGGGCTGGTGGAGGAGATCCTGGCCATGATGGATGGCTTGCAGATCCAGTGGTTGCGGTTTCCGGAGCAGGTGGACTTGGTGGCGCGCTTCGATACCTACATTGCACGGGTCGATGCAGCGATCCGAACCTGA
- the gspE gene encoding type II secretion system ATPase GspE, with the protein MPSPSTPINACQLRIPHTEQVCAWLMHNAGLKTVDLDRARRLSQESDDTELLGLLTRLGLVSEVELARAWADLLGAPLLLADAAPPLLDPLPALTERFMRHYQVVPVGWSQGGLRVLAANPALVYPFQAMAYACGVPVWLAVGPRNEVDTLIERYYGQGRSAMGTLIENLDEQGGALEDIEHLKDMASEAPVIRLVNLILQRAVEHRASDIHIEPFENQLKVRYRIDGVLHEAEAPPSSSSAAVISRVKIMARLDIAERRLPQDGRIMLRIQGKELDLRVSTVPTSFGESVVMRLLDRQTVQFDFQSLGFDGQRLETFLEVLERPHGILLVTGPTGSGKTTTLYTALSRLNTAERKIITVEDPVEYQLEGINQIQVKPAIGLDFAGALRSIVRQDPDVIMIGEIRDLETCRIAIQSSLTGHLVLSTLHTNSAAASITRLLDMGVESYLIASTVNGILAQRLVRRLDPATREAFEAPAELIAEHGLDRFTEQRPILLYRPGADAPGGGYHGRSAITELLVMNDELRSLLMRQADAATLEQAARRSGLRTLHEEGLRQAVAGVTSLEEVLRVTRGEGT; encoded by the coding sequence ATGCCAAGCCCCTCAACACCTATCAACGCCTGCCAACTGCGCATCCCGCACACCGAACAGGTCTGCGCCTGGCTGATGCACAACGCCGGCTTGAAAACCGTTGACCTGGACCGCGCCCGGCGCCTGTCCCAGGAGTCTGACGACACCGAATTGCTCGGCTTGCTCACCCGTCTGGGGCTGGTCTCTGAAGTGGAACTGGCCCGTGCCTGGGCCGATCTGCTCGGCGCGCCGCTATTGCTGGCGGACGCTGCGCCACCGTTGCTGGACCCGTTGCCGGCCTTGACCGAGCGCTTTATGCGCCATTACCAAGTGGTGCCCGTGGGCTGGAGCCAAGGTGGCCTGCGCGTGCTGGCAGCCAACCCGGCGTTGGTCTATCCGTTCCAGGCAATGGCCTATGCCTGCGGCGTGCCGGTGTGGCTGGCGGTGGGCCCGCGCAACGAAGTCGACACCCTGATCGAGCGTTATTACGGCCAGGGCCGCTCGGCGATGGGCACCCTGATCGAAAACCTCGACGAGCAGGGCGGCGCGCTGGAAGACATCGAACACCTCAAGGACATGGCCTCCGAAGCGCCGGTGATTCGCCTGGTCAACCTGATCCTGCAGCGCGCGGTGGAACATCGCGCCTCGGACATCCATATCGAACCTTTCGAAAACCAGCTCAAGGTGCGCTACCGCATCGACGGCGTGCTGCACGAGGCCGAGGCGCCGCCGTCCAGTTCGTCGGCGGCGGTGATTTCGCGGGTGAAGATCATGGCGCGCCTGGACATCGCCGAACGCCGCCTGCCCCAGGACGGGCGGATCATGCTGCGCATCCAGGGCAAGGAACTGGACTTGCGTGTGTCCACCGTGCCCACCAGTTTTGGCGAATCGGTGGTGATGCGTCTGCTCGACCGCCAGACCGTGCAGTTCGATTTCCAGAGCCTGGGCTTCGACGGCCAGCGCCTGGAAACCTTCCTTGAAGTGCTTGAGCGCCCCCACGGCATCCTGCTGGTCACCGGCCCGACTGGCTCGGGCAAGACCACCACCTTGTATACCGCGCTGTCACGGCTCAACACCGCCGAGCGCAAGATCATCACCGTCGAAGACCCGGTGGAGTACCAGCTCGAAGGCATCAACCAGATCCAGGTCAAACCGGCCATCGGCCTGGACTTTGCCGGCGCGCTGCGTTCCATCGTGCGCCAGGACCCGGACGTGATCATGATCGGTGAAATCCGCGACCTGGAAACCTGCCGCATCGCCATCCAGTCCTCCCTCACTGGCCACTTGGTGCTGTCCACACTGCACACCAACAGTGCGGCAGCGAGTATCACGCGCCTGCTGGACATGGGCGTGGAAAGTTACCTGATCGCCTCGACCGTCAACGGCATCCTCGCCCAGCGCCTGGTGCGCCGCCTCGACCCGGCCACTCGCGAAGCGTTTGAAGCACCGGCCGAATTGATCGCCGAACACGGCCTGGACCGCTTTACCGAGCAGCGTCCGATCCTGCTCTATCGCCCCGGCGCCGACGCGCCGGGCGGCGGCTACCACGGCCGCAGTGCAATCACCGAATTGCTGGTGATGAACGATGAACTGCGCAGCCTGCTGATGCGCCAGGCCGACGCTGCCACCCTCGAACAGGCCGCCCGTCGCAGCGGTTTGCGTACCTTGCATGAAGAAGGCCTGCGCCAGGCCGTGGCCGGGGTCACGTCCCTGGAAGAAGTGCTGCGCGTCACCCGAGGGGAGGGCACGTGA
- a CDS encoding LLM class flavin-dependent oxidoreductase, producing MSDMSRQLKLGAFLMATGHHVAAWRHPDVPADAGLDFAQYKHLARVAEAARFDALFVADSIAAATGEIASHTARSDHFEPLTLLSALSAVTEHIGLIATATTTYNEPYHVARKFASLDHLSGGRAGWNLVTSDAAAEAQNFGRAEHLGHAERYSRAREFHQVVTGLWDSWEDDAFVRDKASGTYYDPAKRHVLDHVGEHFRVKGPLNVARSPQGQPVIVQAGSSEAGRDLAAQTAEVVFTAQTSLANAQAFYADLKGRLGHYGREPDSLKIMPGVFVVVGHTEAEAQAKFAAFQDLVEPEVGVALLGRMLGNFDLSGYPLDGPLPQLPLTDSGQRSRQQLLSDLAHREQLNLAQLGRRIAGGRGHYSLIGTPKQIADELQNWFENGAADGFNILVPHLPGGLEDFAQWVVPELQQRGLFRTEYSGTTLRENLGLARPEHRFKEAQA from the coding sequence ATTTCTGACATGAGCCGTCAACTCAAACTCGGCGCCTTTCTGATGGCCACCGGGCACCATGTGGCCGCATGGCGCCACCCGGACGTACCGGCCGATGCCGGGCTGGATTTTGCCCAGTACAAACACCTGGCGCGGGTGGCCGAAGCGGCCAGGTTCGATGCGCTGTTCGTGGCCGACAGCATTGCGGCGGCCACGGGTGAGATCGCCAGCCACACGGCGCGTTCGGACCATTTCGAGCCGCTGACCCTGCTCTCGGCGTTGAGTGCGGTGACCGAGCATATCGGCCTGATCGCCACAGCCACGACCACCTACAACGAGCCCTACCATGTGGCGCGCAAGTTCGCCTCGCTGGACCACCTGTCCGGTGGGCGTGCGGGATGGAACCTGGTGACCTCGGACGCCGCCGCCGAGGCGCAGAATTTCGGCCGCGCTGAACATCTGGGCCATGCCGAACGCTACAGCCGCGCCCGCGAGTTTCATCAAGTGGTGACGGGCCTGTGGGACAGCTGGGAAGACGACGCCTTTGTGCGTGACAAAGCCAGCGGCACCTATTACGACCCGGCGAAGCGGCATGTGCTCGACCATGTGGGTGAACACTTCCGGGTCAAAGGCCCGCTGAACGTGGCGCGCTCGCCCCAGGGCCAGCCGGTGATCGTGCAGGCGGGTTCTTCGGAAGCTGGCCGCGACTTGGCGGCGCAAACCGCCGAAGTGGTGTTTACCGCGCAGACGTCGCTGGCCAATGCCCAGGCGTTTTATGCCGACCTCAAGGGGCGCCTGGGTCACTATGGACGTGAGCCGGACTCGCTGAAAATCATGCCCGGTGTGTTTGTGGTGGTCGGGCACACCGAGGCCGAGGCCCAGGCAAAATTCGCGGCGTTCCAAGACCTTGTAGAGCCCGAAGTCGGCGTCGCCTTGCTGGGGCGCATGCTGGGTAATTTCGACCTGTCCGGCTACCCGCTGGACGGGCCGCTGCCGCAGCTGCCATTGACCGACAGCGGGCAACGCAGCCGCCAGCAATTGCTGAGTGACTTGGCCCACCGCGAACAGCTGAACCTGGCGCAGTTGGGCCGGCGCATTGCCGGTGGGCGCGGGCATTACAGCCTGATCGGCACACCCAAGCAGATTGCCGATGAGCTGCAAAACTGGTTCGAAAACGGCGCGGCGGATGGCTTCAACATCCTGGTGCCGCACCTGCCGGGCGGGCTGGAGGACTTTGCCCAATGGGTGGTGCCTGAGTTGCAACAGCGGGGACTGTTTCGCACCGAATACAGCGGCACGACCTTGCGCGAAAACCTCGGTCTGGCTCGCCCGGAACATCGCTTCAAGGAGGCTCAAGCATGA
- a CDS encoding LacI family DNA-binding transcriptional regulator, which yields MSEEKPRKRRGAGRVTLNAVARQAGVSAITVSRYFNQPEQVSPERRERIAQVVAALGYVPNLVAGGLASARGRIVAMVIPNISGPIFANTIQGFSDTLSRYGYQLLLASSYFSAEQEESAVRAFLGWSPAALVLTSRFHSAATEKMIADADIPVVETWDYVPERAPVQIGFSHYAVGVTAARYLHDKGHRRMAFVQNSVAGDFSAQERGEGFAATLIELGVQPQVFVPHAGRAPFDAGKQAMQALMTRATPPDAIFFANDNLAAGGLLAGQRCGLKCAVLGFGDYPFAEMLLPSLSTIKPPALEIGVLAATRVLQSLGVLPDAVQRLNLLDCHLIERESA from the coding sequence GTGAGCGAAGAAAAACCGCGCAAACGCCGTGGCGCCGGGCGCGTCACCCTGAACGCCGTGGCGCGCCAGGCCGGGGTGTCGGCGATCACCGTGTCGCGTTACTTCAACCAGCCGGAGCAGGTGTCGCCTGAACGCCGTGAACGCATTGCCCAGGTGGTCGCCGCGCTGGGGTATGTGCCCAATCTGGTGGCTGGCGGGTTGGCGTCGGCACGCGGGCGGATTGTGGCGATGGTGATCCCGAACATCTCCGGGCCGATCTTTGCCAACACCATCCAGGGCTTCAGCGACACCCTCAGTCGCTATGGCTACCAGTTGTTGTTGGCGTCGAGTTACTTCAGCGCCGAACAGGAAGAAAGCGCGGTGCGGGCTTTTCTCGGCTGGTCGCCGGCGGCACTGGTACTGACCAGCCGCTTCCACAGCGCGGCCACTGAAAAGATGATTGCCGACGCGGACATTCCGGTGGTGGAAACCTGGGACTACGTGCCCGAACGCGCACCGGTGCAGATCGGCTTTTCCCACTACGCCGTGGGTGTCACGGCCGCGCGTTACCTGCATGACAAGGGCCATCGACGCATGGCCTTCGTGCAGAACAGCGTGGCGGGCGACTTCAGCGCACAGGAGCGTGGCGAAGGCTTTGCCGCGACCCTGATCGAGCTGGGTGTGCAGCCCCAGGTGTTCGTCCCGCACGCTGGTCGCGCGCCGTTCGATGCGGGCAAGCAAGCGATGCAAGCACTGATGACTCGCGCCACACCGCCGGACGCGATTTTCTTCGCCAATGACAACCTGGCCGCCGGCGGCCTGCTGGCTGGGCAGCGTTGCGGGTTAAAGTGCGCGGTGCTGGGGTTCGGTGACTATCCGTTTGCCGAGATGCTGTTGCCGAGCCTGAGCACGATCAAGCCGCCGGCCCTGGAGATCGGCGTACTGGCGGCGACCCGTGTGCTGCAAAGCCTGGGCGTGTTGCCGGATGCCGTACAGCGTTTGAACCTGTTGGACTGCCACTTGATCGAACGGGAAAGCGCCTGA